From a single Saimiri boliviensis isolate mSaiBol1 chromosome 7, mSaiBol1.pri, whole genome shotgun sequence genomic region:
- the TAMALIN gene encoding protein TAMALIN yields MTLRRLRKLQQKEEAAAAPDPAARAPDSEVAPTAPARTPGPPAAAATPGPPADELYAALEDCHPAELYRALAVSGGTLPRRKGSGFRWKNLSQSPEQQRKVLTLEKEDNQTFGFEIQTYGLHHREEQRVEMVTFVCRVHESSPAQLAGLTPGDTIASVNGLNVEGIRHREIVDIIKASGNILRLETLYGTSIRKAELEARLQYLKQTLYEKWGEYRSLMVQEQRLVHGLVVKDPSIYDTLESVRSCLYGAGLLPGSLPFGPLLAVPGRPRGGARRTRGDADDAVYHTCFFGDSEPPVLPPPPPPSRALGPGPADPPAVGPGPGARAALSRSASVRCAGPCGGGGGGAPGALWTEAREQALCGPGLRKTKYRSFRRRLLKFIPGLNRSLEEEESQL; encoded by the exons ATGACCCTCCGCCGACTCAGGAAGCTGCAGCAGAaggaggaggcggcggccgcCCCGGACCCCGCCGCCCGGGCTCCCGACTCGGAAGTCGCGCCCACCGCTCCGGCCCGGACCCCGGGACCCCCTGCCGCAGCCGCCACCCCTGGGCCCCCAGCGGATGAGCTCTACGCGGCCCTGGAGGACTGCCACCCTGCCGAGCTGTACCGCGCGCTCGCTGTGTCCGGGGGCACCCTGCCCCGCCGAAAG GGCTCAGGATTCCGCTGGAAGAATCTCAGCCAGAGTCCTGAACAGCAGCG GAAAGTGCTGACGCTGGAGAAGGAGGATAACCAGACCTTTGGCTTTGAGATCCAG ACTTATGGACTTCACCATCGGGAGGAGCAGCGCGTGGAAATGGTGACTTTTGTCTGCCGGGTTCATGAGTCTAGCCCTGCCCAGCTGGCTGGGCTCACACCAG GGGACACCATTGCCAGCGTCAATGGCCTGAACGTGGAAGGCATCCGGCATCGAGAGATTGTGGACATCATTAAAGCATCAGGCAACATTCTCAG ATTGGAAACTCTGTACGGAACTTCAATTCGGAAGGCGGAACTGGAGGCTCGTCTGCAGTACCTGAAG CAAACCCTGTATGAGAAGTGGGGAGAGTACAGGTCCCTAATGGTGCAGGAGCAGCGGCTGGTGCATG gcctggtggtgaaggACCCCAGCATCTACGACACGCTGGAGTCGGTGCGCTCCTGCCTGTATGGCGCGGGCCTGCTCCCGGGCTCGCTGCCCTTCGGGCCTCTGCTCGCCGTGCCCGGGCGTCCCCGCGGAGGCGCCCGGCGGACCAGGGGCGACGCCGACGACGCCGTCTACCACACGTGCTTCTTCGGGGACTCCGAGCCGCCGGTGCTGCCGCCTCCGCCGCCCCCGTCCCGCGCCCTGGGCCCGGGCCCCGCCGATCCCCCTGCTGTGGGTCCGGGCCCCGGGGCGCGGGCCGCGCTGAGCCGCAGCGCCAGTGTGCGGTGCGCGGGCCCCTGCGGGGGCGGAGGCGGGGGCGCGCCAGGCGCGCTCTGGACTGAGGCCCGCGAGCAGGCCCTGTGCGGCCCCGGCCTGCGCAAAACCAAGTACCGCAGCTTCCGCCGGCGGCTGCTCAAGTTCATCCCCGGACTCAACcgctccctggaggaggaggagagccaGCTGTAG